One region of Mugil cephalus isolate CIBA_MC_2020 chromosome 17, CIBA_Mcephalus_1.1, whole genome shotgun sequence genomic DNA includes:
- the theg gene encoding theg spermatid protein isoform X2 yields the protein MATRMQQLAHPKPNRLRYPDRRSVYWLDELPPERRASTTEIELTPRWSNLCRGKKFYTQVTVSPIWEVSEWALRAVASERLCCLAQPRGTAAGWKTERPLLVPLGRATQTAIATSRICQLAQPKRRLLEGPGHKPKPAPPAHSPSKATAHIELLASESSFTVVSCSKHIVYLFNCSSHQHQSTTIPSSKGSALCAGLFPDQQETT from the exons ATGGCGACTCGGATGCAGCAGCTCGCCCACCCCAAACCCAACCGACTTAGATATCCAGATCG TCGGTCTGTTTACTGGCTGGATGAGCTGCCACCAGAGAGGAGAGCATCCACCACTGAGATCG AGTTAACGCCTCGCTGGTCGAACCTGTGCAGAGGCAAAAAGTTCTACACTCAAGTCac AGTCTCTCCCATATGGGAGGTGAGTGAATGGGCTCTCAGGGCTGTTGCATCGGAACGGTTGTGTTGCCTGGCTCAACCTCGGGGGACTGCAGCTGGCTGGAAAACGGAACGCCCACTGCTGGTGCCT TTGGGCAGAGCGACGCAGACGGCGATCGCCACTTCGCGGATTTGCCAGCTCGCCCAGCCGAAGAGAAGACTTCTAGAAGGACCCGGCCACAAACCTAAACCTGCACCCCCCGCCCACTCGCCCTCCAAAGCGACTGCACACATAGAGCTGCTGGCCAGTGAGTCTTCATTTACCGTCGTTTCGTGTTCCAAACATATTGTTTACTTGTTTAATTGTTCGTCTCACCAGCACCAAAGCACGACCATCCCAAGTTCGAAGGGGAGCGCTCTGTGTGCTGGCCTGTTTCCAGATCAGCAAGAAACCACGTAG
- the theg gene encoding theg spermatid protein isoform X1, which translates to MATRMQQLAHPKPNRLRYPDRRSVYWLDELPPERRASTTEIGAPVFSCLQTSSLLFFCLFYLFVLFPTELTPRWSNLCRGKKFYTQVTVSPIWEVSEWALRAVASERLCCLAQPRGTAAGWKTERPLLVPLGRATQTAIATSRICQLAQPKRRLLEGPGHKPKPAPPAHSPSKATAHIELLASESSFTVVSCSKHIVYLFNCSSHQHQSTTIPSSKGSALCAGLFPDQQETT; encoded by the exons ATGGCGACTCGGATGCAGCAGCTCGCCCACCCCAAACCCAACCGACTTAGATATCCAGATCG TCGGTCTGTTTACTGGCTGGATGAGCTGCCACCAGAGAGGAGAGCATCCACCACTGAGATCGGTGCACCGGTCTTTTCCTGTTTACAAACCTCTTCTCtgctgttcttttgtttgttttatttgtttgttttgtttccaacAGAGTTAACGCCTCGCTGGTCGAACCTGTGCAGAGGCAAAAAGTTCTACACTCAAGTCac AGTCTCTCCCATATGGGAGGTGAGTGAATGGGCTCTCAGGGCTGTTGCATCGGAACGGTTGTGTTGCCTGGCTCAACCTCGGGGGACTGCAGCTGGCTGGAAAACGGAACGCCCACTGCTGGTGCCT TTGGGCAGAGCGACGCAGACGGCGATCGCCACTTCGCGGATTTGCCAGCTCGCCCAGCCGAAGAGAAGACTTCTAGAAGGACCCGGCCACAAACCTAAACCTGCACCCCCCGCCCACTCGCCCTCCAAAGCGACTGCACACATAGAGCTGCTGGCCAGTGAGTCTTCATTTACCGTCGTTTCGTGTTCCAAACATATTGTTTACTTGTTTAATTGTTCGTCTCACCAGCACCAAAGCACGACCATCCCAAGTTCGAAGGGGAGCGCTCTGTGTGCTGGCCTGTTTCCAGATCAGCAAGAAACCACGTAG